Proteins encoded by one window of Perca fluviatilis chromosome 13, GENO_Pfluv_1.0, whole genome shotgun sequence:
- the olah gene encoding S-acyl fatty acid synthase thioesterase, medium chain isoform X1: MELPATNRMEKVISCFKKSPDAVARLICFPWAGGGSIHYARWGNVLSSSIEVFAVKLPGRESRAKEPFFQNMQQVVDEVISVLLPLLKEKPFALFGHSFGAFTSFAVADALKRLHNLEPVHIFLSGASAPYSETRIQAPKRSDLSDDDFLKWLISIGGTPPELLANPEVLKLFLPALKADLHIVENYRCNEPDIPFLSCAVTCFDGKDDIPHDLPAWKSITSGDFTVRMLDGSHFYLKESGNEKIILDYVTKQVETSEMDYL, encoded by the exons ATGGAGCTGCCAGCAACTAACAG AATGGAAAAGGTGATCAGCTGTTTTAAGAAGAGCCCAGATGCTGTGGCCAGGCTGATATGCTTCCCCTGGGCAGGTGGAGGGTCCATCCACTATGCACGCTGGGGAAACGTCCTCAGCAGCTCCATAGAAG TGTTTGCTGTCAAACTTCCAGGCAGAGAGAGTCGAGCCAAAGAGCCGTTCTTTCAGAACATGCAGCAGGTTGTGGACGAGGTTATAAGTGTGTTGTTACCATTGCTGAAAGAGAAGCCGTTTGCTCTGTTCGGACACAG TTTTGGTGCCTTCACCAGTTTCGCCGTGGCAGATGCTCTGAAGAGACTGCACAACCTCGAACCCGTTCATATCTTCCTGTCTGGTGCCTCTGCACCTTAT TCAGAGACGCGTATCCAAGCCCCAAAGAGAAGCGATTTATCTGATGATGATTTTCTCAAGTGGTTGATTTCGATTGGAGGAACTCCTCCTGAGTTGCTGGCGAACCCTGAAGTGCTGAAGCTCTTCCTTCCTGCCCTGAAGGCCGACCTGCACATTGTGGAAAACTACAG GTGTAACGAGCCAGACATTCCGTTTCTCTCCTGCGCAGTCACGTGTTTTGATGGAAAGGATGACATTCCTCATGACTTACCAG CTTGGAAAAGCATCACATCAGGTGATTTCACCGTCAGGATGCTCGACGGATCCCATTTTTATCTGAAGGAGTCTGGAAATGAAAAGATTATATTAGACTACGTCACAAAGCAGGTGGAAACATCAGAAATGGACTATTTATAA
- the olah gene encoding S-acyl fatty acid synthase thioesterase, medium chain isoform X2, translating into MELPATNRMEKVISCFKKSPDAVARLICFPWAGGGSIHYARWGNVLSSSIEGRESRAKEPFFQNMQQVVDEVISVLLPLLKEKPFALFGHSFGAFTSFAVADALKRLHNLEPVHIFLSGASAPYSETRIQAPKRSDLSDDDFLKWLISIGGTPPELLANPEVLKLFLPALKADLHIVENYRCNEPDIPFLSCAVTCFDGKDDIPHDLPAWKSITSGDFTVRMLDGSHFYLKESGNEKIILDYVTKQVETSEMDYL; encoded by the exons ATGGAGCTGCCAGCAACTAACAG AATGGAAAAGGTGATCAGCTGTTTTAAGAAGAGCCCAGATGCTGTGGCCAGGCTGATATGCTTCCCCTGGGCAGGTGGAGGGTCCATCCACTATGCACGCTGGGGAAACGTCCTCAGCAGCTCCATAGAAG GCAGAGAGAGTCGAGCCAAAGAGCCGTTCTTTCAGAACATGCAGCAGGTTGTGGACGAGGTTATAAGTGTGTTGTTACCATTGCTGAAAGAGAAGCCGTTTGCTCTGTTCGGACACAG TTTTGGTGCCTTCACCAGTTTCGCCGTGGCAGATGCTCTGAAGAGACTGCACAACCTCGAACCCGTTCATATCTTCCTGTCTGGTGCCTCTGCACCTTAT TCAGAGACGCGTATCCAAGCCCCAAAGAGAAGCGATTTATCTGATGATGATTTTCTCAAGTGGTTGATTTCGATTGGAGGAACTCCTCCTGAGTTGCTGGCGAACCCTGAAGTGCTGAAGCTCTTCCTTCCTGCCCTGAAGGCCGACCTGCACATTGTGGAAAACTACAG GTGTAACGAGCCAGACATTCCGTTTCTCTCCTGCGCAGTCACGTGTTTTGATGGAAAGGATGACATTCCTCATGACTTACCAG CTTGGAAAAGCATCACATCAGGTGATTTCACCGTCAGGATGCTCGACGGATCCCATTTTTATCTGAAGGAGTCTGGAAATGAAAAGATTATATTAGACTACGTCACAAAGCAGGTGGAAACATCAGAAATGGACTATTTATAA